One region of Streptomyces sp. CG4 genomic DNA includes:
- a CDS encoding TatD family hydrolase yields the protein MPSNAGQNAQGDKNAAPPLPPPLRVPVADSHTHLDMQSGTVGEGLAKAAAVGVTTVVQVGCDIKGSRWAAETAAAYDSVHAAVALHPNEAPRIVHGDPDGWSRQGAREPGGDAALDEALAEIDRLAALPQVKGVGETGLDYFRTGPEGKAAQERSFRAHIEIAKRHGKALVIHDRDAHTDVLRVLKEEGAPERTVFHCYSGDAEMAEICAREGYFLSFAGNVTFKNAQNLRDALAVAPLELVLVETDAPFLTPAPYRGRPNAPYLVPVTVRAMAAVRGIDEDALATALAANTARAFGY from the coding sequence ATGCCTTCGAACGCCGGCCAGAACGCCCAGGGCGACAAGAACGCAGCGCCGCCGCTTCCGCCGCCGCTGCGGGTTCCGGTCGCCGACTCGCACACCCACCTCGACATGCAGTCCGGCACGGTCGGGGAAGGCCTCGCGAAGGCCGCGGCGGTCGGTGTGACGACGGTCGTGCAGGTCGGCTGCGACATCAAGGGCTCCCGGTGGGCCGCCGAGACCGCGGCCGCGTACGACAGCGTCCACGCGGCCGTCGCCCTCCACCCGAACGAGGCCCCGCGCATCGTCCACGGCGATCCCGACGGCTGGTCGCGGCAGGGTGCCCGGGAGCCGGGTGGTGACGCCGCGCTGGACGAGGCGCTCGCCGAGATCGACCGGCTCGCCGCACTGCCCCAGGTGAAGGGCGTCGGCGAAACGGGGCTGGACTACTTCCGCACCGGGCCGGAGGGCAAGGCCGCCCAGGAGCGGTCCTTCCGCGCCCACATAGAGATCGCCAAGCGGCACGGCAAGGCGCTCGTCATCCACGACCGCGACGCCCACACCGACGTCCTGCGCGTCCTGAAGGAGGAAGGCGCCCCCGAGCGCACCGTCTTCCACTGCTACTCCGGCGACGCCGAGATGGCGGAGATCTGCGCACGCGAGGGCTATTTCCTGTCCTTCGCCGGCAACGTCACGTTCAAGAACGCCCAGAATCTGCGGGACGCGCTCGCCGTCGCCCCGCTGGAGCTGGTCCTCGTGGAGACCGACGCGCCCTTCCTGACCCCGGCGCCGTACCGTGGCCGGCCCAACGCGCCCTATCTCGTCCCGGTCACGGTCCGTGCGATGGCCGCCGTGCGCGGCATCGACGAGGACGCCCTGGCCACGGCCCTCGCCGCGAACACCGCCCGCGCCTTCGGCTACTGA
- a CDS encoding ubiquitin-like domain-containing protein translates to MSKSQYETFEAHAPYEWYEPYGPYGLYESYGPETSVHTADTLPHGRYEDTYRPAYEAQAYYVTEPVLPRQAGRGPGAPSVPGARSAPEAGGALDAGSVPDGGGRAYGAGEPAGASGRAARRRRARCAERPESAVRRLLPQALVVAFLAGGTTAFVAKDKAVELTVDGKQRTLHTFADDVSELLADEGVSTGAHDIIAPAPGAPLASGDAVAVRYGRPVRLTLDGRRHEVWTTAQTVAGALDELGVRAEGAYLSVSGSRRIGRAGLALDVRTERAVTIMADGHSRALRTNAATVREALAEAGIGLHGEDTTSVPPDSFPRDGQTVTVLRVKGSREVREEQIPFDVERTDDPTLFKGTEVVAQAGQPGVRRDTYLLRIVNGVREKPRREKSEVVRKPRKQIVKVGTKPLPQSVSGADDLNWRGLATCESGGRPDAVDPSGTFGGLYQFDAGTWHSLGGNGRPQDAPAEEQTFRAKKLYTRRGATPWPSCGSRLHG, encoded by the coding sequence GTGAGCAAGTCGCAGTACGAGACGTTCGAGGCACACGCACCGTACGAGTGGTATGAGCCGTACGGGCCGTATGGGCTGTACGAGTCGTACGGCCCCGAAACCTCCGTGCACACCGCGGATACCCTGCCGCACGGGCGGTACGAGGACACCTACCGGCCCGCTTACGAAGCGCAGGCGTACTACGTCACCGAGCCGGTGCTGCCCCGGCAGGCCGGGCGCGGGCCGGGAGCCCCGAGCGTGCCGGGGGCCCGCAGCGCGCCGGAGGCCGGGGGCGCGCTGGACGCGGGGAGTGTGCCGGACGGAGGCGGCAGGGCGTACGGCGCCGGGGAGCCCGCCGGAGCGAGCGGGAGGGCCGCGCGCCGGCGCAGGGCGCGTTGCGCCGAGCGCCCCGAGTCCGCCGTGCGCCGTCTGCTGCCGCAGGCGCTGGTCGTGGCCTTCCTCGCCGGCGGCACCACCGCGTTCGTCGCCAAGGACAAAGCGGTCGAGCTCACCGTCGACGGCAAGCAGCGCACCCTGCACACCTTCGCCGACGATGTGAGCGAGCTGCTCGCCGATGAGGGCGTCAGCACGGGGGCGCACGACATCATCGCGCCCGCGCCCGGCGCGCCACTCGCCAGCGGGGACGCGGTCGCCGTGCGCTACGGGCGCCCTGTCCGGCTCACCCTGGACGGCCGGCGGCACGAGGTGTGGACGACGGCGCAGACCGTGGCGGGCGCGCTGGACGAGCTGGGGGTGCGCGCGGAGGGCGCGTATCTGTCCGTCTCGGGCTCGCGGCGCATCGGACGCGCCGGACTCGCGCTCGACGTGCGCACCGAACGCGCCGTCACGATCATGGCCGACGGTCACAGCCGGGCCCTCCGCACCAACGCGGCGACCGTCCGCGAGGCCCTGGCGGAGGCCGGGATCGGCCTGCACGGCGAGGACACCACCTCCGTCCCGCCCGACAGCTTCCCGCGCGACGGGCAGACGGTGACGGTGCTGCGGGTCAAGGGCAGCCGGGAGGTCCGCGAGGAGCAGATCCCGTTCGACGTCGAGCGCACCGACGACCCCACCCTCTTCAAGGGCACCGAGGTCGTCGCGCAGGCCGGGCAGCCCGGAGTGCGGCGCGACACCTATCTGCTGCGCATCGTCAACGGGGTCCGGGAGAAGCCGCGCCGGGAGAAGTCCGAGGTGGTGCGCAAACCGCGGAAGCAGATCGTGAAGGTGGGCACCAAGCCGCTGCCGCAGTCCGTGTCCGGTGCCGACGATCTGAACTGGCGCGGTCTCGCCACCTGCGAGTCCGGCGGTCGCCCGGACGCGGTCGACCCCTCGGGCACGTTCGGCGGCCTGTACCAGTTCGACGCGGGCACCTGGCACAGCCTCGGCGGCAACGGCCGCCCCCAGGACGCTCCGGCGGAGGAACAGACCTTCCGCGCGAAGAAGCTGTACACGCGGCGGGGGGCGACACCCTGGCCGTCCTGCGGCTCGCGGCTGCACGGGTAG
- the rsmA gene encoding 16S rRNA (adenine(1518)-N(6)/adenine(1519)-N(6))-dimethyltransferase RsmA, which produces MSSPTPDALLGPADIRELAAALGVRPTKQRGQNFVIDANTVRRIVRTAEVRPDDVVVEVGPGLGSLTLALLEVADRVTAVEIDDVLAAALPTTVGARMPARADRFALVHCDAMHVAELPGPPPTALVANLPYNVAVPVLLHMLDTFPSIERTLVMVQSEVADRLAAAPGSKVYGVPSVKANWYAEVKRAGAIGRNVFWPAPNVDSGLVSLVRRTEPIRTTASKKEVFAVVDAAFAQRRKTLRAALAGWAGSAAAAEAALVAAGVSPQARGESLTVEEFARIAEHKAARSTEPGRTTERERINDHEESAK; this is translated from the coding sequence GTGAGCAGCCCCACCCCCGACGCCCTTCTCGGCCCCGCCGACATCCGTGAGCTCGCGGCAGCGCTCGGTGTCCGTCCCACCAAGCAGCGCGGCCAGAACTTCGTGATCGACGCCAACACGGTCCGCCGTATCGTCCGCACCGCGGAGGTCCGCCCCGACGACGTGGTCGTCGAGGTCGGCCCGGGGCTCGGTTCCCTCACGCTCGCGCTGCTGGAGGTCGCCGACCGGGTCACCGCCGTCGAGATCGACGACGTACTCGCCGCGGCCCTCCCCACGACCGTCGGGGCGCGCATGCCGGCGCGCGCAGACCGGTTCGCGCTGGTCCACTGCGACGCGATGCACGTCGCCGAACTGCCCGGCCCCCCGCCGACGGCGCTGGTGGCGAACCTCCCCTACAACGTCGCCGTGCCGGTGCTGCTGCACATGCTCGACACCTTCCCGAGCATCGAGCGCACCCTCGTCATGGTGCAGTCCGAGGTCGCCGACCGGCTGGCCGCCGCGCCCGGTTCGAAGGTGTACGGCGTGCCGTCCGTGAAGGCCAACTGGTACGCCGAGGTCAAGCGTGCCGGAGCCATCGGCCGCAATGTCTTCTGGCCCGCGCCGAACGTCGACAGCGGGCTGGTCTCCCTCGTCCGGCGGACCGAGCCGATCAGGACGACGGCCTCCAAGAAGGAGGTCTTCGCGGTCGTCGACGCCGCCTTCGCACAGCGCCGCAAGACCCTGCGGGCCGCACTGGCCGGCTGGGCCGGGTCGGCCGCCGCCGCCGAGGCCGCCCTGGTCGCGGCCGGTGTCTCGCCGCAGGCGCGCGGCGAGTCGCTGACGGTGGAGGAGTTCGCACGGATCGCCGAGCACAAGGCCGCGCGGAGTACCGAGCCCGGGCGGACGACCGAGCGCGAGCGGATCAACGACCACGAGGAGAGCGCCAAGTGA
- a CDS encoding 4-(cytidine 5'-diphospho)-2-C-methyl-D-erythritol kinase, whose translation MSVTVRVPAKVNVQLAVGAARPDGFHDLANVFLAVGLYDEVTVTPADELRITCEGPDAAQVPLDRTNLAARAAIALAGRRGIEPNVHIHIAKDIPVAGGMAGGSADGAGALLACNTLWGTGASRAELLAICAELGSDVPFSLAGGAALGVGRGERLTVLETVGTFHWVFAMAERGLSTPAVFREFDRLAEGRDVPEPVASAELLEALAKGDADALAAAVSNDLQPAALSLFPELADTLEAGRGAGALAALVSGSGPTTAFLARDAESAEKVAAALRASGTCRSVRTAAGPVAGATVL comes from the coding sequence GTGAGCGTCACGGTACGGGTACCGGCCAAGGTCAACGTCCAGCTCGCGGTCGGCGCCGCGCGCCCCGACGGGTTCCACGACCTCGCCAACGTCTTTCTCGCCGTCGGCCTGTACGACGAGGTGACGGTGACCCCCGCGGACGAACTCCGGATCACCTGCGAGGGCCCCGACGCCGCCCAGGTCCCCCTGGACCGCACCAACCTCGCCGCGCGCGCGGCCATCGCCCTCGCCGGGCGCCGGGGCATCGAACCGAACGTCCACATCCACATCGCCAAGGACATCCCGGTCGCCGGCGGCATGGCGGGCGGCAGCGCGGACGGCGCGGGCGCGCTGCTCGCCTGCAACACGCTGTGGGGTACGGGTGCGTCGCGGGCCGAACTTCTCGCCATCTGCGCCGAGTTGGGCAGTGACGTGCCCTTCAGCCTGGCGGGCGGCGCGGCTCTCGGCGTCGGACGGGGAGAGCGACTGACGGTCCTGGAGACCGTCGGCACCTTCCACTGGGTCTTCGCGATGGCTGAGCGCGGGCTGTCGACCCCGGCGGTCTTCCGGGAGTTCGACCGGCTGGCGGAGGGGCGGGACGTTCCTGAGCCGGTGGCCTCGGCGGAGCTGCTGGAGGCGCTGGCGAAGGGGGACGCGGACGCGCTGGCGGCGGCCGTCTCCAACGATCTTCAGCCTGCTGCCCTGTCCTTGTTCCCGGAGCTGGCGGACACGCTGGAGGCGGGACGCGGAGCGGGCGCGCTGGCCGCATTGGTCTCCGGTTCCGGGCCTACGACGGCGTTCCTCGCGCGCGATGCCGAGTCGGCGGAGAAGGTGGCGGCGGCCCTGCGGGCGTCCGGCACGTGCAGGTCGGTGCGGACGGCGGCGGGGCCGGTGGCGGGGGCGACGGTTCTCTGA
- a CDS encoding Uma2 family endonuclease yields MTAESVEHRVQWPVPPLDGYTVDDLFTLPDLPPHTELIDGSLVFVSPQRAFHADAIDLLVNGLRQSLPIEFKVKREMTIVLNERNGPEPDVSVIRADAISGPGQTKYEAKDVVLAIEVVSPDSESRDRTTKPQKYAAAEIPNFWRVEENGTSGRPVIHVYELDPITRAYIHTGMHRDRIKVDKPYSIDIDLTAIDAL; encoded by the coding sequence ATGACCGCCGAGTCCGTAGAGCACCGCGTCCAGTGGCCGGTGCCGCCGCTGGACGGATACACCGTGGACGACCTGTTCACGCTGCCGGATCTCCCGCCGCACACCGAGCTGATCGACGGGAGCCTGGTTTTCGTGAGTCCGCAGCGCGCCTTTCATGCCGATGCGATCGACCTGCTGGTCAACGGCCTTCGCCAGAGCCTGCCGATCGAGTTCAAGGTCAAGCGTGAGATGACCATCGTCCTCAACGAGCGCAACGGTCCGGAACCCGACGTGAGCGTCATCCGCGCCGACGCCATCAGCGGCCCTGGCCAGACAAAATACGAGGCCAAGGACGTAGTTCTCGCCATCGAGGTCGTCTCCCCGGACTCGGAGTCCCGCGACCGCACGACCAAGCCCCAGAAGTACGCCGCCGCCGAGATCCCGAACTTCTGGCGCGTCGAGGAAAACGGGACGAGCGGCAGGCCCGTCATCCACGTCTACGAACTCGACCCGATCACCAGGGCATACATCCACACCGGCATGCACCGCGACCGGATCAAGGTCGACAAGCCCTACTCCATCGACATCGACCTGACCGCCATCGACGCCCTCTGA
- a CDS encoding ABC-F family ATP-binding cassette domain-containing protein, producing MAVNLVNVENVSKVYGTRALLDGVSLGVSEGDRIGVVGRNGDGKTTLIRMLAKLEEADTGRVTHSGGLRLGVLTQHDSLDPAATVRHEVIGDLADHEWAGNAKVRDVLTGLFGGLDLPGFPKGLDTVIGPLSGGERRRIALAKLLIEEQDLLVLDEPTNHLDVEGIAWLARHLQNRRSALVCVTHDRWFLDQVCTRMWDVQRGDVYEYEGGYSDYVFARAERERIAATEEAKRQNLIRKELAWLRRGAPARTSKPRFRVEAANELIADVPPPRDSSELMKFASSRLGKTVFDLEDITVQAGPKVLLKHVTWQLGPGDRIGLVGVNGAGKTSLLRAMASAARTEGEEQPAGGRIAVGRTVKLAYLSQEVAELDPTLRVLEAVQQVRERVDLGKGREMTAGQLCETFGFNKEKQWTPVGDLSGGERRRLQLLRLLMDEPNVLFLDEPTNDLDIETLTQLEDVLDNWPGSMIVISHDRFFVERTTDRVFALLGDGTLRMLPRGIDEYLERRQRMEEAVAAQAAAAAPKPAGPEKSAADQRAAKKELQKIERQLDKISEKETKLHAQIAENATDFAKVADLDAQLRDLAGEREDLELRWLELAEDA from the coding sequence ATGGCCGTCAATCTGGTCAATGTCGAGAACGTCAGCAAGGTGTACGGCACCCGTGCCCTGCTCGACGGCGTCTCGCTCGGCGTGTCGGAAGGGGACCGGATCGGTGTCGTCGGACGCAACGGCGACGGCAAGACCACCCTCATCCGGATGCTCGCCAAGCTGGAGGAGGCCGACACCGGACGGGTGACCCACTCCGGCGGCCTGCGGCTCGGCGTACTCACGCAGCACGACTCCCTGGACCCCGCCGCCACCGTCCGGCACGAGGTCATCGGCGACCTGGCCGACCACGAGTGGGCCGGAAACGCCAAGGTCAGGGACGTACTGACCGGGCTCTTCGGAGGGCTCGACCTGCCGGGCTTCCCGAAGGGGCTCGACACCGTCATCGGACCGCTCTCCGGTGGCGAGCGGCGCCGGATCGCGCTCGCCAAGCTGCTCATCGAGGAACAGGACCTCCTCGTCCTCGACGAGCCCACCAACCACCTCGACGTCGAAGGCATCGCCTGGCTCGCCCGCCACCTGCAGAACCGCCGCTCGGCGCTGGTCTGCGTGACGCACGACCGGTGGTTCCTCGACCAGGTCTGCACCCGCATGTGGGACGTGCAGCGCGGCGACGTGTACGAGTACGAGGGCGGCTACTCCGACTATGTCTTCGCGCGTGCCGAGCGCGAGCGGATCGCCGCCACCGAGGAGGCCAAGCGGCAGAACCTGATCAGGAAGGAGCTGGCCTGGCTGCGCCGCGGCGCCCCCGCCCGTACGTCCAAGCCGCGCTTCCGGGTCGAGGCCGCCAACGAGCTGATCGCGGACGTGCCGCCGCCCCGGGACAGCAGCGAGCTGATGAAGTTCGCCTCCTCGCGGCTCGGCAAGACCGTCTTCGACCTCGAGGACATCACCGTGCAGGCCGGACCGAAGGTGCTGCTCAAGCACGTCACCTGGCAGCTCGGACCCGGTGACCGGATCGGCCTCGTCGGTGTGAACGGCGCCGGCAAGACCTCCCTGCTGCGCGCCATGGCCTCGGCCGCCCGCACCGAGGGCGAGGAGCAGCCCGCGGGCGGTCGTATCGCCGTCGGCAGGACCGTCAAGCTCGCCTACCTCTCCCAGGAGGTCGCCGAACTGGACCCCACCCTGCGGGTCCTGGAAGCGGTGCAGCAGGTCCGTGAGCGCGTCGACCTCGGCAAGGGGCGCGAGATGACCGCCGGGCAGCTGTGCGAGACGTTCGGCTTCAACAAGGAGAAGCAGTGGACGCCGGTCGGTGACCTGTCCGGTGGTGAGCGCCGGCGCCTGCAGCTGCTGCGCCTCCTCATGGACGAGCCCAACGTCCTCTTCCTCGACGAGCCCACCAACGACCTCGACATCGAGACCCTCACCCAGCTCGAAGACGTCCTCGACAACTGGCCCGGCTCGATGATCGTCATCTCCCACGACCGGTTCTTCGTCGAGCGCACCACGGACCGCGTCTTCGCCCTCCTCGGCGACGGCACCCTGCGGATGCTGCCGCGCGGCATCGACGAGTATCTGGAGCGGCGGCAGCGCATGGAGGAGGCGGTCGCCGCGCAGGCCGCCGCCGCGGCCCCCAAGCCGGCCGGCCCGGAGAAGAGCGCCGCCGACCAGCGCGCCGCCAAGAAGGAACTCCAGAAGATCGAGCGCCAGTTGGACAAGATCTCCGAGAAGGAGACCAAGCTGCACGCCCAGATCGCCGAGAACGCCACCGACTTCGCCAAGGTCGCCGACCTGGACGCCCAACTGCGCGACCTCGCAGGCGAGCGCGAGGACCTGGAACTGCGCTGGCTGGAGCTGGCGGAGGACGCGTAG
- a CDS encoding PQQ-binding-like beta-propeller repeat protein → MTQPPNQPPHGGFGAPQDQPPQDQPPPGGGFGAPQPPPAQGGFGAPTGTPGTPAAPGVPPTPPPPAQPPAAPPQPPQPGYGYPQQPGPYGAPGAYGYPQQPGPYGAPPQPGFGRPQPPYPGMPGAAPGGKPKTRTALIIGAAVAALLVIGGTVYAVTSGGGGKKKPVAQQSDDPKHSATGTPSASSSTGAGDDPEDLNKGRKAGEAKVLWYQSAPDAPGAGADAPGMWITDKAAVKAAYKQVFAYGVGDGKPVWGPISFPQKICAVTRQKSADDKAVVAYMSGAGDNAKCNQLQEIDLATGQKGWTHEVADAGLFDSALNVELTVSGKTLMVGRSESGTAYDIDSGRKLYDKEKYGADCFPAAFAGGTDRLIQVASCGAGGSDAHDEIQELDPATGKVRWTQPVKKGWQVTRAFSVDPLVVYMTNSDKKAWNISTLTKDGTFRSEVKVDEKFAPRCGWAVLERDLQGCRGVAVDADTLYLPTDTTSSANEIVAISLADGKARWRAKSPADEPMYPMRVGGGKLVAYVQPSYDAGGQVVSIPVTGSSHKTTKLLQNPQGTAEIENTFFDADVDWADGRFFISAGRLNGTDQSKEKLIMAFGN, encoded by the coding sequence ATGACTCAGCCGCCCAACCAGCCGCCGCACGGCGGTTTCGGAGCGCCGCAGGACCAGCCACCACAGGACCAGCCGCCACCGGGCGGCGGATTCGGCGCCCCCCAACCGCCTCCGGCCCAGGGCGGATTCGGCGCCCCGACGGGCACCCCTGGCACCCCCGCCGCTCCCGGCGTCCCTCCCACGCCCCCGCCCCCGGCTCAGCCGCCCGCCGCCCCGCCGCAGCCGCCCCAGCCGGGCTACGGCTACCCCCAGCAGCCAGGCCCGTACGGCGCCCCGGGCGCCTACGGTTATCCGCAGCAGCCAGGTCCCTACGGTGCGCCGCCCCAGCCCGGATTCGGCCGGCCGCAGCCCCCGTACCCGGGCATGCCCGGCGCCGCGCCGGGCGGCAAGCCCAAGACGAGGACCGCGTTGATCATCGGCGCGGCGGTGGCCGCGCTGCTCGTCATCGGCGGCACGGTGTACGCGGTCACGAGCGGTGGCGGCGGCAAGAAGAAGCCGGTCGCCCAGCAGAGCGACGACCCCAAGCACTCCGCCACCGGCACGCCGAGCGCGTCGAGTTCGACCGGCGCGGGCGACGACCCGGAGGACCTCAACAAGGGCCGGAAGGCCGGTGAGGCGAAGGTGCTCTGGTACCAGTCGGCACCGGACGCCCCGGGTGCGGGCGCCGACGCGCCCGGTATGTGGATCACGGACAAGGCGGCGGTGAAGGCGGCGTACAAGCAGGTCTTCGCCTACGGCGTCGGCGACGGCAAGCCCGTGTGGGGCCCGATCTCCTTCCCGCAGAAGATCTGCGCGGTCACCCGGCAGAAGTCGGCCGACGACAAGGCCGTCGTGGCGTACATGAGCGGTGCCGGCGACAACGCCAAGTGCAACCAGCTGCAGGAGATCGACCTGGCCACCGGCCAGAAGGGCTGGACGCACGAGGTCGCCGACGCGGGGCTGTTCGACAGCGCGCTCAACGTCGAGCTGACCGTGAGCGGCAAGACGCTGATGGTGGGGCGTTCGGAGTCGGGCACGGCGTACGACATCGACAGCGGCAGGAAGCTGTACGACAAGGAGAAGTACGGCGCGGACTGCTTCCCGGCCGCGTTCGCGGGCGGCACCGACCGGCTGATCCAGGTGGCCTCCTGCGGCGCGGGCGGCAGCGACGCGCACGACGAGATCCAGGAACTGGACCCGGCCACCGGCAAGGTGCGCTGGACGCAGCCGGTCAAGAAGGGCTGGCAGGTCACCCGGGCGTTCTCCGTCGACCCGCTGGTGGTCTATATGACCAACTCGGACAAGAAGGCCTGGAACATCTCGACGCTCACCAAGGACGGCACGTTCCGCTCCGAGGTCAAGGTCGACGAGAAGTTCGCCCCGCGGTGCGGCTGGGCGGTTCTCGAACGCGATCTGCAGGGCTGCCGGGGCGTCGCCGTGGACGCCGACACGCTGTATCTGCCGACGGACACCACCAGCAGCGCCAACGAGATCGTCGCGATCAGCCTGGCCGACGGCAAGGCGCGGTGGCGGGCCAAGTCCCCGGCGGACGAGCCGATGTACCCCATGCGGGTCGGGGGCGGCAAGCTCGTCGCGTATGTGCAGCCGTCGTACGACGCGGGCGGCCAGGTGGTGTCGATCCCGGTCACCGGCTCTTCCCACAAGACCACCAAGCTGCTGCAGAACCCGCAGGGCACGGCCGAGATCGAGAACACCTTCTTCGACGCCGACGTGGACTGGGCCGACGGGCGGTTCTTCATCTCCGCCGGCCGGCTGAACGGCACCGACCAGTCGAAGGAGAAGCTGATCATGGCCTTCGGCAACTGA
- a CDS encoding PQQ-binding-like beta-propeller repeat protein, producing MTQPPPPPPNQPPQQGGFGPPSPQQPPQPQQPPQAPQPQPGYGYPQPAPAPQPPQPQQPAQPGYGYPGGQPPAYGQQPAAPYGGQPQNPYGQPAQPGYGYPGQPPTVPMHPQPGQSGGGRNNTTLLVVVAAVVAIALIVAGGFWYANSSGGGDKQHDTASSSGGTGGTGGSGGSGGTGGTGGGKEKVPANPAAHVLFQVPLPTADGAVSTAGSWLTDKVYAKSGLAEIVGYDPAKGTKLWTIPLPGPVCAASPHATADGKTAIVYQPKWNTKKDIAGCTQIAAIDLNAGKKLWTQSVKSGDSPISYQNVTVAQRTVALGDSNGGAAFDIDSDKPLWLPKPGDNCYDAGYGGGDKLVAVRKCGDSANGQLLIQTLDPKTGKVISEYKMDSGIQYASIVSTDPLVVAADVGESAGDGSEVSDYFSIDNKSGKLLAHISAPGKTYGGKCDGIYRIEACKSIVAGNGKLYVPTEEHDGTSGALNSTNEIVSFDLNTGKPTGQRLEAGDGYLLSPLRIDGGNLLAYKKPPYDKGGQVVSIDGGSFKATKLLENPAVDDSKNAEANMLPEDSEILFGDGRLFMSQIYAKEKGWSSDGKEDLAVAYGTNG from the coding sequence ATGACCCAGCCGCCCCCTCCGCCGCCGAACCAGCCCCCGCAGCAGGGAGGTTTCGGCCCCCCGAGCCCGCAGCAGCCGCCTCAGCCGCAGCAGCCCCCGCAGGCCCCTCAGCCGCAGCCCGGCTACGGCTACCCGCAGCCCGCACCGGCCCCTCAGCCTCCGCAGCCGCAGCAGCCTGCACAGCCCGGCTACGGCTACCCCGGCGGGCAGCCGCCGGCGTACGGCCAGCAGCCCGCCGCTCCCTACGGCGGCCAGCCGCAGAACCCGTACGGGCAGCCCGCGCAGCCGGGTTACGGCTATCCGGGCCAGCCGCCGACCGTGCCGATGCACCCGCAGCCGGGGCAGAGCGGCGGCGGGCGGAACAACACCACGCTGCTCGTCGTCGTCGCGGCGGTCGTGGCCATCGCGCTGATCGTGGCCGGAGGCTTCTGGTACGCCAACTCCTCCGGAGGCGGCGACAAGCAGCACGACACCGCTTCCTCCAGCGGCGGCACCGGTGGCACGGGCGGCAGCGGCGGTAGCGGTGGGACCGGTGGCACGGGCGGCGGGAAGGAGAAGGTCCCGGCCAACCCCGCGGCCCACGTGCTGTTCCAGGTCCCGCTGCCCACCGCGGACGGCGCGGTCAGCACGGCGGGTTCGTGGCTGACGGACAAGGTGTACGCCAAGAGCGGCCTCGCCGAGATCGTCGGCTACGACCCGGCCAAGGGCACCAAGCTGTGGACGATCCCGCTGCCCGGCCCGGTCTGTGCGGCCAGCCCGCACGCCACGGCCGACGGCAAGACCGCGATCGTCTACCAGCCGAAGTGGAACACGAAGAAGGACATCGCCGGGTGCACACAGATCGCCGCGATCGATCTCAACGCGGGCAAAAAGCTGTGGACGCAGTCGGTCAAGTCCGGTGATTCTCCCATCAGTTACCAGAATGTGACGGTCGCTCAGCGCACCGTCGCGCTCGGCGACAGCAACGGCGGCGCCGCCTTCGACATCGACTCGGACAAGCCGCTGTGGCTGCCGAAGCCGGGCGACAACTGCTACGACGCGGGCTACGGCGGTGGCGACAAGCTGGTCGCGGTGCGCAAATGCGGTGACTCCGCCAACGGACAGCTGCTCATCCAGACGCTCGACCCGAAGACCGGGAAGGTGATCTCCGAGTACAAGATGGACTCGGGCATCCAGTACGCCTCCATCGTCTCCACCGACCCGCTGGTGGTGGCCGCCGACGTGGGCGAGAGCGCCGGTGACGGCAGTGAGGTCTCGGACTACTTCTCCATCGACAACAAGTCCGGCAAGCTGCTCGCCCACATTTCCGCGCCGGGCAAGACCTACGGCGGCAAGTGCGACGGCATCTACCGCATCGAGGCCTGCAAGTCGATCGTCGCGGGCAACGGCAAGCTGTACGTGCCGACCGAGGAGCACGACGGCACCAGCGGCGCGTTGAACAGCACCAACGAGATCGTCTCCTTCGACCTGAACACCGGCAAGCCGACCGGCCAGCGCCTGGAGGCCGGCGACGGCTATCTGCTGAGCCCGCTGCGCATTGACGGCGGCAACCTGCTCGCGTACAAGAAGCCGCCGTACGACAAGGGCGGGCAGGTCGTCAGCATCGACGGCGGGTCCTTCAAGGCGACCAAGCTGCTGGAGAACCCGGCCGTGGACGACTCGAAGAACGCGGAGGCCAACATGCTGCCGGAGGACTCGGAGATCCTCTTCGGCGACGGGCGTCTGTTCATGTCGCAGATCTACGCCAAGGAGAAGGGCTGGTCGTCGGACGGCAAGGAGGACCTGGCGGTCGCGTACGGCACGAACGGCTGA